One genomic segment of Catalinimonas alkaloidigena includes these proteins:
- a CDS encoding ABC transporter permease, giving the protein MEKWLEGFAFRIPIDVATFVLAGLLAITIALIAVSFQSLKAARTDPARSLRSE; this is encoded by the coding sequence ATGGAAAAATGGCTGGAAGGCTTTGCATTTCGGATACCGATAGATGTAGCTACTTTTGTGTTAGCTGGCCTGTTGGCGATCACGATAGCGCTGATTGCCGTAAGCTTTCAATCCCTCAAAGCTGCCCGAACTGATCCAGCCAGATCATTAAGAAGCGAATAA
- a CDS encoding hotdog fold thioesterase: MIDSSASLASINALGKGNMCEHLDIEITDVSDKSLSGKMPVDHRTKQPMGLLHGGASVVLAETLGSIASSLCINQEKQFCVGLEINANHIKAVKEGYVYGKAKAIHIGRKTHIWEVRIVDEQEKLICISRLTVAVLDKQV, from the coding sequence ATGATAGATAGTAGTGCCAGTTTGGCTTCGATCAATGCCTTGGGTAAGGGGAATATGTGTGAGCATCTGGATATAGAAATAACAGATGTAAGTGATAAGAGTTTAAGTGGTAAAATGCCGGTTGATCATCGCACTAAGCAGCCCATGGGCTTGTTACATGGTGGAGCATCGGTAGTTTTGGCTGAAACACTGGGTAGCATTGCTTCCAGCCTGTGTATCAATCAAGAAAAGCAATTTTGTGTAGGGTTAGAGATCAATGCGAACCACATCAAAGCTGTGAAAGAAGGGTATGTGTATGGTAAGGCAAAAGCAATTCATATAGGAAGGAAAACGCATATCTGGGAAGTTCGGATTGTGGACGAGCAGGAGAAATTGATTTGTATAAGCCGATTGACCGTTGCGGTATTAGATAAACAGGTTTAA
- a CDS encoding ABC transporter permease: MWKNYLNIALRNLWKYKQVTFINLFGLTIGITAFLLIFLFVQYELSFDAYHDKSDRIYRVSREWLNQDMESSLHLGHVAPPFGPLLENDFPGIVEEAVRFLEDNPIITYEEGDINIVEENFFFADEEAFSLFSWKLLEGEAEAVLSEPNSIVISETAAKRYFGNTDPIGKTLIYNGEAEFQVSGIMENVPANSHFHPELIASFKAVENFFGREQLMQQWGSNNYATYLLLPEGYSPENLEAQFPDFITKHLGTHNGIPAGVFNLLHLWPLTDIHLYSHLDSEIEANGDIKYVYIYSIIAIFILVIACINFINLATARSMRRAREVGVRKVMGALRIHLIRQFLTESVILSLVSLVVGLVLLSIFIPDFNNFVQRGITIDLSNNGVFIVVIILTITLVGIIAGSYPAFILSSFQPSTILRASQQPKGKHPYLRSALVIIQFTISIALIIGVITVEKQLAYVKSKPLNFNDNHVAVLPINDDIYRQYENIKDRLLQQSGITDVSMSSRVPSGRLLDSQGISAEVEGEMQEVNFRVADIHIDHDYLNTLQVNVLAGRNFDRDRVSDSTESFIINESAVTAMGWKSIDEAIGKNVDYGEGNRRGKVIGVVEDFHFESLHQPIAPIIFLITEGRANNIIVRIAEDQWDKSIAYLQEQWSYLMPAYPFDFYTIRSRFEEQYTAEDRLSKVVSYFSLLALFIAALGLVGLASYTAEQRFKEIGIRKVMGASAIQILLLLGRKFTFLVIVSFAVASPIAYWIMNRWLESFAYHDVLPWWSFLTAGVFALIIAWVTVGSQTYKAANSNPVKILREH; encoded by the coding sequence ATGTGGAAAAATTACCTGAACATTGCCCTCCGTAATTTGTGGAAGTATAAGCAGGTTACCTTCATTAATCTATTTGGTCTCACCATCGGCATTACTGCTTTTCTGCTGATCTTTTTATTTGTGCAATATGAGCTAAGCTTTGATGCTTATCATGACAAATCAGACCGTATTTATCGGGTTTCCAGAGAATGGCTTAATCAGGATATGGAAAGCAGCCTTCATTTAGGACATGTAGCGCCTCCTTTTGGTCCCTTGCTGGAAAATGACTTTCCGGGTATCGTGGAAGAAGCCGTAAGATTTTTAGAAGACAATCCAATAATCACTTATGAGGAAGGTGATATTAATATAGTTGAAGAAAACTTCTTCTTCGCAGACGAAGAAGCTTTTAGTCTCTTTTCCTGGAAACTTCTTGAAGGTGAAGCCGAGGCGGTGCTAAGCGAACCTAATAGTATCGTAATCTCTGAAACTGCCGCTAAAAGATATTTTGGGAATACAGACCCTATAGGGAAAACACTGATCTACAATGGAGAAGCTGAGTTTCAGGTAAGTGGAATTATGGAAAATGTGCCTGCCAACTCTCACTTCCATCCCGAACTCATTGCCTCTTTTAAGGCAGTAGAGAATTTTTTTGGCAGAGAGCAACTGATGCAACAGTGGGGCAGTAATAATTACGCTACCTACCTCCTACTTCCGGAAGGATACAGTCCTGAAAACTTAGAAGCACAATTTCCAGACTTTATCACCAAGCATTTGGGCACACACAATGGTATTCCTGCGGGTGTATTTAATCTTCTTCACCTCTGGCCCCTAACCGATATACACCTTTATTCTCACCTGGATAGTGAAATTGAAGCCAATGGAGATATCAAATATGTGTACATCTACAGCATCATAGCGATTTTCATTCTGGTCATTGCCTGTATCAATTTTATCAACCTGGCCACCGCCCGTTCAATGCGCCGTGCCCGTGAAGTTGGAGTCAGAAAGGTAATGGGAGCGCTGCGTATTCACCTGATTCGTCAGTTTCTCACCGAATCCGTCATCCTTTCATTGGTCTCATTAGTAGTGGGTTTAGTACTGCTGTCCATCTTCATCCCTGATTTCAATAATTTTGTTCAGCGGGGCATCACTATAGATTTGAGTAATAATGGGGTTTTTATAGTCGTGATTATACTCACGATAACATTGGTCGGTATCATCGCAGGTAGCTATCCGGCCTTTATATTATCGTCCTTTCAGCCCAGTACCATTTTAAGAGCAAGCCAGCAGCCTAAAGGTAAGCACCCTTATTTGCGTTCGGCGCTGGTTATCATTCAGTTTACCATCTCCATAGCCCTCATTATAGGAGTGATTACAGTAGAAAAGCAATTGGCCTATGTTAAAAGTAAGCCACTGAATTTTAATGATAATCATGTGGCGGTTCTTCCAATCAATGACGATATCTACAGACAATATGAAAATATTAAAGACCGCCTCTTACAACAATCAGGCATTACGGATGTGAGCATGAGCAGCCGGGTGCCTTCCGGTAGACTGCTTGATTCTCAAGGTATTTCTGCTGAGGTGGAAGGAGAAATGCAGGAGGTTAACTTCCGGGTAGCAGACATCCATATTGATCATGATTACCTCAACACCTTACAAGTGAATGTCCTGGCAGGACGTAATTTTGACAGAGACAGAGTCAGCGATTCTACCGAATCTTTTATCATTAATGAGTCTGCAGTAACAGCCATGGGTTGGAAATCAATAGATGAAGCTATTGGCAAAAATGTAGATTATGGCGAAGGCAATCGCCGTGGTAAAGTTATAGGAGTGGTAGAAGACTTTCATTTTGAATCACTCCATCAGCCTATTGCTCCTATCATATTCCTGATTACAGAAGGAAGGGCTAACAATATTATTGTCAGAATAGCTGAAGATCAGTGGGACAAGAGCATCGCATATCTGCAGGAACAGTGGTCGTACCTTATGCCTGCTTATCCATTTGACTTTTATACCATCCGGAGCCGCTTTGAAGAACAATATACCGCTGAAGACAGGCTAAGCAAGGTGGTGAGTTATTTTTCATTGCTGGCGCTTTTTATTGCTGCACTAGGCCTTGTTGGCCTGGCCTCCTATACCGCTGAGCAGAGGTTTAAAGAAATTGGAATCAGAAAAGTGATGGGTGCGTCTGCGATTCAGATTCTATTACTCCTGGGTAGAAAGTTTACCTTCTTGGTCATCGTATCTTTTGCTGTGGCCAGCCCTATTGCGTACTGGATCATGAACCGCTGGCTGGAGTCCTTTGCCTATCATGATGTGCTGCCCTGGTGGAGTTTTCTGACGGCAGGTGTTTTCGCATTGATCATCGCCTGGGTTACAGTGGGCTCTCAGACCTACAAAGCTGCCAATAGTAATCCAGTAAAAATACTGAGAGAACATTAA
- a CDS encoding ABC transporter permease encodes MIKNYIILGFRNLLKQKFYTLLNVLGLSIGVASFMLIVLYVVDEVSYDRFHANSEQIYRVGLQGRISGQEIAVAVTCPPLGQAAQHEFPEVDKYTRLYRLESEVVRYEDIVFTEKSVFFADSSFFDIFDYELLAGDPATVLREPHTIVISASTAIKYFGNESALGKTLNVGDFFSNYEVTGIIRDTPQNAHFHFDMLYSMSTLSFSREESWLSNSFYTYLLLNPEADVDQLEHKMKALVEKYVGPEVQQFMGVSLEEFEQEGGKYGYFLQPLTDIHLHSHLDAEIEPNGNITYLYILSAVALFMIMIACINFMNLATARSANRAKEVGVRKTLGSVKSHLITQFLTESILVSAIATLFAILLISLSIEPFNQIAGKGISFNIMDQAWLFWVFILIILGVGLLAGSYPAFYLSAFRPAEVLKGKIRAGFKSSQIRNGLVVFQFFISIALIVCTILVYKQLEYTRNIHLGFDKENVLVIKNGRRLGDKIQTVRQQFTNIAIVENASVSTHVPPGINNNSVFRLKGSEEDHLLSWYFGDYEHIPTLAIELTEGRNFSRAYPSDTAAVILNQAAVKEFNLENPINSEISFFGDSEGRLLKVIGVMKDFNYQSLKQNIRPMAMLLTQNGAYLSLRLQKGKLSENLLSIEQMWKEQAPGEPFEFTFLDEDFDALFRAEQRLSQVFTIFTAMAIFIACLGLMGLAAFTAEQRTKEIGIRKVMGASVANVCVLLSKDFTKLIGIAFLIAVPVAY; translated from the coding sequence ATGATCAAAAATTATATAATTCTGGGTTTTCGCAACTTACTGAAACAGAAGTTTTATACCCTGCTCAATGTGTTAGGATTAAGTATCGGCGTAGCCAGTTTTATGCTCATAGTCCTTTATGTAGTAGATGAAGTCAGTTATGACAGATTTCATGCTAATTCGGAGCAAATATATAGGGTTGGTTTACAGGGTAGGATCTCTGGTCAGGAAATAGCAGTAGCGGTCACCTGCCCCCCCTTGGGACAAGCTGCCCAGCATGAGTTTCCTGAAGTAGACAAATATACCCGTCTATATAGATTGGAGAGTGAAGTTGTGCGCTACGAAGACATTGTCTTCACTGAAAAAAGTGTCTTTTTCGCTGATTCAAGCTTCTTTGACATATTTGATTATGAATTGCTGGCCGGTGATCCGGCCACTGTCCTAAGGGAACCCCATACCATTGTCATCAGTGCATCTACCGCCATAAAATACTTTGGTAATGAATCCGCGCTGGGAAAAACGCTTAATGTGGGCGACTTCTTTTCCAATTACGAAGTGACAGGCATAATAAGAGATACACCTCAAAATGCCCATTTTCACTTTGATATGCTCTACTCTATGTCTACCCTTTCCTTTAGCAGAGAAGAGTCCTGGCTTTCCAACTCATTTTATACTTATCTTTTATTAAATCCAGAAGCTGATGTAGATCAGTTAGAACACAAAATGAAAGCCCTGGTGGAAAAGTACGTAGGTCCGGAAGTACAACAGTTTATGGGCGTCTCTCTGGAAGAGTTTGAGCAAGAAGGAGGAAAGTATGGGTACTTCCTTCAGCCCCTGACTGATATCCACCTTCACTCCCATCTGGATGCAGAAATTGAGCCCAATGGCAATATTACTTACCTCTACATTTTATCGGCAGTAGCACTCTTTATGATCATGATAGCCTGTATCAATTTCATGAATCTGGCTACTGCAAGATCAGCCAACAGAGCGAAAGAAGTGGGTGTCAGAAAGACATTAGGTTCTGTCAAAAGCCATCTGATCACGCAATTTCTTACAGAATCTATTCTGGTGAGCGCTATTGCCACGCTTTTTGCGATTCTTTTGATAAGCCTAAGCATTGAGCCATTTAATCAAATTGCAGGAAAAGGTATCAGTTTCAATATCATGGATCAAGCCTGGCTATTCTGGGTATTTATCCTGATCATACTTGGGGTGGGCTTACTGGCAGGCAGTTATCCGGCTTTCTATCTTTCTGCTTTTCGCCCGGCAGAGGTGCTCAAGGGCAAGATAAGAGCAGGGTTTAAAAGCAGCCAGATCCGAAATGGTTTGGTTGTATTCCAGTTTTTCATCTCTATCGCGCTAATTGTTTGTACCATACTCGTTTATAAACAGTTAGAATATACCCGAAACATCCATCTTGGTTTTGATAAGGAAAATGTACTGGTGATCAAAAATGGCAGGCGCCTGGGGGATAAAATTCAGACGGTCCGTCAGCAATTCACCAATATCGCAATCGTAGAAAACGCATCTGTATCAACCCATGTACCTCCGGGTATCAATAACAACTCGGTGTTCCGGTTAAAAGGCTCAGAGGAAGATCATCTACTGAGCTGGTATTTTGGCGACTACGAGCACATTCCTACCTTAGCCATTGAGCTCACCGAAGGTCGCAATTTCTCCAGGGCCTATCCAAGTGATACCGCGGCCGTAATTCTCAATCAAGCTGCTGTTAAAGAGTTTAACCTGGAAAATCCGATTAACAGTGAGATTTCTTTCTTCGGAGACAGTGAAGGACGATTGCTCAAGGTAATCGGGGTCATGAAAGACTTCAATTATCAAAGCCTTAAACAGAATATCCGTCCTATGGCTATGTTGCTGACCCAAAATGGAGCGTATCTTTCGCTAAGACTACAGAAAGGTAAGCTCTCCGAAAATCTGTTGAGTATAGAGCAAATGTGGAAGGAACAGGCTCCCGGAGAACCTTTTGAATTCACATTCCTGGACGAAGATTTTGATGCGCTCTTCAGAGCAGAGCAGCGTTTGAGTCAGGTCTTCACCATCTTCACTGCGATGGCAATATTCATCGCCTGTCTGGGATTGATGGGGCTGGCAGCATTTACGGCTGAACAACGCACCAAAGAAATCGGCATTCGCAAAGTTATGGGCGCCTCCGTAGCAAATGTATGTGTATTACTTTCTAAAGATTTTACTAAATTAATTGGAATTGCTTTCCTGATCGCTGTACCAGTAGCCTATTGA
- a CDS encoding histidine phosphatase family protein, producing the protein MQKKKIYLIRHGQTEYNRKGVVQGSGIDAPLNNFGRLQAKHFYENYKEIPFQHVYTSVLQRSIQSVEHFLDMDLPHTKLPGLNEINWGEKEGKVANAEDSEYYASIIKSWTNGELDRAIEGGESPNMVLERQKPALEKIIANQHEEIVLVCMHGRAMRIFLCLMLGYDLSRMDEFGHANLGLYLIEYDYESTTFEIILANEQSHLPEIPAFAKEDKKP; encoded by the coding sequence ATGCAAAAGAAGAAAATATATTTAATAAGACACGGACAAACCGAATATAACAGAAAAGGAGTAGTTCAGGGCAGTGGTATTGATGCCCCTCTGAATAATTTTGGGAGACTTCAGGCAAAGCATTTTTATGAGAACTATAAAGAGATTCCATTTCAACATGTGTATACGTCTGTTTTGCAAAGAAGTATACAGTCTGTAGAACACTTTTTGGATATGGATTTACCCCACACCAAACTTCCCGGCTTGAATGAGATTAATTGGGGTGAAAAAGAAGGAAAAGTAGCCAATGCGGAGGACAGTGAGTATTACGCATCAATTATTAAATCATGGACAAATGGTGAATTGGACCGTGCTATTGAAGGTGGCGAAAGCCCAAACATGGTTTTGGAGCGACAAAAACCTGCACTTGAAAAAATTATCGCGAATCAGCACGAAGAAATCGTGTTAGTTTGCATGCACGGAAGAGCCATGCGTATCTTCCTTTGCTTAATGCTTGGTTATGACCTCAGCAGGATGGATGAATTTGGGCATGCCAACCTGGGCCTTTATTTGATTGAATATGATTACGAAAGCACAACTTTTGAAATTATTTTAGCCAATGAACAATCTCATTTGCCTGAAATACCCGCTTTTGCTAAAGAAGATAAAAAACCTTAA
- a CDS encoding arsenate reductase family protein gives MEFDPKEITLIYNFDKQGDREAIAYAKQMASNVNEVDISKNPLTERQLAQLIDKLGVSVEKLIDVKSDVYKESYEGKDMDEADWLGVLKHNPNLMKTPIGILGEKSIICDLPSHILSLDEGQGYDQDMKT, from the coding sequence ATGGAATTTGACCCTAAAGAAATCACACTCATTTACAACTTTGACAAGCAAGGTGATCGGGAAGCTATTGCTTATGCCAAACAAATGGCATCTAATGTAAATGAAGTGGATATATCCAAAAATCCCCTTACCGAAAGACAACTAGCGCAACTTATTGATAAGTTGGGGGTAAGTGTTGAAAAACTAATTGATGTCAAATCAGATGTGTACAAAGAATCGTATGAGGGGAAAGATATGGATGAAGCTGACTGGCTGGGTGTATTAAAACACAATCCTAATCTGATGAAAACTCCCATTGGCATCCTGGGTGAAAAGTCAATCATCTGTGATTTACCCAGTCATATCCTTAGCCTTGATGAAGGTCAAGGGTACGATCAGGACATGAAGACTTAA